The Candidatus Hydrogenedentota bacterium DNA window TTTACTATAAACTGACCATATACTGCATGTGAACGCATTGGAGTTGTCTCTGTATTAAGGGCTGAAATTTAATACAGAGTGCAATTCAAACTCTCTTGGGTATTTAGAGTAAAAGTGGATCACCTTGTCTTATATACGATGGGGCAGGCGAGCTGCCTTTTCCCCTTGTTATTGAGCCATTTAACAAGGGCAGAGACGGCGCTGCAACGCGGCATTGAAACAAAAGGGCTGTTTGTTTCAATGGATTCGGACATGGAGATCGCGCTCAAACAAAGGAGGAGGAGCCTTTTATGCTGACTGCGCTCGCCCTGTTATTTCTTTCCTTTGCCTCGTGCATTGTCGGGCTTTGGTCTCGGGCACTATTGCTTGATTTTGGGATCATCCGCGGCTTTGAAGCGGGGCTCTGGGCGTGCGTTGTTGTGGCGGTTCTTTATGCAGCCGCACAAATTTATTATCGGGTGCTGCTCCTGATTATTCGCCCTACCAAGGCGGTAAGTCTGGATGTGTGCGACTTATTATCCCATGGCGCCGCACTTATCCTTTTGCCTTCTCTTTTCGGGTTTCAATTCGAGATTCCCTATCCTTCCATCCAAAAGCTTGAGCCTTTGGCGCATTTCGCTGTCTTCGCTTTGGTCTTGCTGGTCTTTCGACTCATGAGTTTTTTTGCGGCCGTTTACGGCGAGAAAACGAGCCGAACTATTGTGTTGCGCTGGGCATTCTTTGCGCTGTTAATTTCCTTGCTCATACCGAGCAGCATCTACCATTATTTAAGCGCGGTGAATACGCGATCCGAAGTGATTCAAGTGGAAGCAGCGCCTGTTTCCGTTGAACACGCCTATACAGAAGCCTATGTGGTGCCGGAACACAAGCGGATGATCATCCCCATGGATCATGGGGACACCGATCAATTGGCTTTTCTTTGCGCGCCGCCCTCGGAAGAAGAAGACTTCCCGGAATCGGTCTATATCATCGTCGAAAGTTATAACATTGCCTTGACCGACGCCATGCCTCCCGAAGAAGCGCAGCCCACGGCAAGCTTGACCCGCGAAGTGGTTTTTTCAGGAAAGGGATGGACGCAAGAGGCTATCGCACGAAGTGAGATTCCCACCGACACGGTGAACCTCACTTTTTCTTGGATGGAGAGGAATCCGAAAGGTTTGCGGCAGCGCTTGGGCGTGCTGCCTCCGGAAAACCTGAATCGCTTTCTTATGGTACATGGGCCCGGCGCACAGAATCTGTCGCAGCTGTCGCGAAAGCCGAGCGTGGTCATTCTGGTTGCAGAGGGCATGGGTGCCGCTCACATGAGCATTTACGGATATAACCGCAATACGACGCCCAATCTTAAACGCAGCGCGGCAGACATGATCCTTTGTCAAGAAGTGTATACGCCTTCTCCGGATACGGGAGCTGCCGTGATGAGTCTGCTCACCGGCTTAACACCACAAAGTCATAATTTCCCCTTTGCTCCGGGCGAAGGGTTGCCCCATAACGTATGCTCCCTTGCAGAATTGTTTCAAGGTTGCGGCTATCTGACAGCGGCCTTTACGGAGGGGCAGGGGCAAGATGTCCATGACTTGACCTATGGTTCGGGTTTCGAAAAAGGCTTTGATCTTTTCGATGAACACATCCCCATGGAACTGCCCTATTACACAGATTCCCGACGCACCTCTCCCTATCGGATGGTGCCGGCTGGCGCACGGGTGACCTTGAAAAAAGCGGGAGACTGGATCGTCGACCATGCCCATGTGCAGCAATTTGTATTTGTGCGTGTGCGGGATTTAACAGAGCCGAGAGCCTTGTCCCGTTACAGCTCACCTTATATGCGGCGCGGAAAAAATTCCTCGGTTATTGATGTTTATGACGCCTCCTTAAACTATCTGGATCAGCAGCTCGGTCAGTTTTTAGAGCGTCTCGAAGCCTTGCCGCCGGAGCAAGCGCCGATCGTGATTTTAACCTCCACCAATGGCTTTGATTTTCGTGATCAGGGCCGCTACGCCTATACTCGAATTGACGCTTATCCCCGCGGTCTTCACGAAGATGCGCTTTGGATTCCCCTGTTTATTCGGATTCCGGGATGCCCGGGCATCACGAATGAGGCACCGGCATCGCTTATTGATGTTGCGCCAACCTTGGCGGCACTTACCGGGACGCCTTTGCCCTACTATGCGGAAGGAATCAATTTATTAGAAGAGCAGCGGATCCGTGAAATTATCTCTGTCATGGGAGATCCTGTCAAGCAGTCTATCCGTTCGGGGAAATGGCGTTTCACGTGGCAATCCGGTTTGGCGCGTCATTCTTTGGAGCGTGTCGAACCTGAACAAGTCGAGGAATTAGTTGATATTGAAAAATATCGAGAAAAAGCCGGCAGACAAAATAATATTGCGAAAGAGCCGCAGCTGGTGGAAGCATTCAAAGCACAGCTGCAAACGACCTTTCATGATAGGTATTTTGGCGGTGCGATGGTCACCATGATTCCGCAACCGACTATTTTTCAATAGCGATTGCATAGGGGGAGCATGCGCGCGGCGGCGGTCTTAGATATCGCTCAATGACTGCATATAAGCCATGATTGAGCAATTGTCGCAGGAAGGGTTGTGGGCACACCAATCTTCATAGATTTGCATCAGCCCTTGCTGCCGCCGAAAATTCAATTTCAGTGCGTTGGTTTTCAAATTGAGCCATTCAATCATGCGCCGGTGGATGCGGTTTTCAGGTTCTTTGGGCAGTGCTATAAAAAAGTTGTGTATATTCTTTCTGAGGAGAGAATCCGTCTCTTTCTCTTCTCCACTGGCGGATGCGATGGCAGCAGGAATGAATACATTGCCAATAATAGCGCGAATCCGTCCCATGCCTAAGGGAGCGGTAGCTTTCTGCATGGGCTCGCCATCCCATTTAAAATGATTCGCCCAAAATCCGGTTGCCTTTCCAAAGAGGCGCTCCATGGCTTGGCGCCGTTCCAGGGGAGTATTCTGCTGTCTCCAAATTAAATCAAGATTTTTGTGGAGCCCCCGCTCTGCTGTACGCGACAAAAAACGTGCAGCACCGGCAAAACGCCGTTCCGGCACATTGGCCGGCCGGATTTGGTTTTTCGGCCACTGTAAATTCAAACTTTTTAACCCGGGCATGGTTTCCTTTAATAGGGTCGAAATGTCGCTATAATGTTTTGGGATTTCCGTGTCGTAGCTCCATGATTCGGGGCACAGATCGCTAAGCCGAAAGAAACAGGCTTCCAAAGCCAAAGGGTTTTGTTGTGCGATTTGCCGAGCTCGGGTATAGGGAAGCGATTCTGCAACGATCCGAAAGAGTTTCTTAAATTGGGCGTAACCGCAGGCTTCCATGAAGAGTTCATATAGGGCTTGTTCAGCATCGGTTCTTTCCGCCCGTTCACGGAAGCGCCGTGCCTTTTCGAGTATGCGCCATTCTCCGGCAATGTCCAAGAAGTAGGCCAGTCCGTTGACTGAGCCTTGGTGGTTGAGAAGAAAGGAGGCACAGCGTCCGCAGCGATCGGGAACAATTTCTGCCATAGAAGATTTGTGGAGCAGTGCTGCGGGGATGACAAGTGTAGCGATGGTTTTGCCTGCTTCGGTTACAGCGGGCTTCACGTTTTCGCTCGGTGGATGTTGAAGCACGTGAAGTATGACTTTGTTGTAGGCAGGATCGTTTTGGTGTCCATGGCTATACCAATTGGGCGCTGCCGAATGGATTTCAACGTCGCCGGTACATAACTGTCCGTTAAATTCGACTTGCGCGTTTTGGAAGTCAGGGCCTGCCTGTCGGTTCCACCATCCGGGTGATATAATGCGTATGCGATGCCCTTCAACGCTGGTTAGTGAATCGGGAAACCGCGCTTTCATCCAGCAATGCTGTAGATCAGACTCCATCAATTCACTGTTTTCTTTTGCGCATTGTCCGGTGATTCGATACGCGCTATAGGCAGATGAAAAGGGGGAAGTGTCCATAATTTTCTCCGAAAATAAACTTAGATCGGTTGCAATGATACCAGTTAAGATATATACAATGGACAATGGATGCAAATTGTAATCCGGAAAGGAGTAAACCCAGATCATGAATTATGTAGCCTTCGGACGGACAGGACTTGAAATATCAGCACTTTGCCTGGGCACAATGACCTTCGGTAATGAAGCCGACGAAGCTGAATCCAGGGCGTTGATGGATTATGCTTTTGATCGGGGAATCACGGTTTTCGATTGTGCACACAATTATAATAAGGGCGAGACGGAACGCATTGTGGGGCGTTGGCTGGGAGATCGGCGCGATGAAATTATTCTCACGACCAAAATCTTTTTCCCCTTCGGCGGCGGCAGAAACGACCAAGGCTTGTCCCGTCGAAATATCCTGCTTTCCATGGATCGCTCTTTAAAACAATTAAAGACCGATCGCGTAGATATTTTATATTTGCATCATTGGGACACCAAGACAGCTCTGGAAGAATCCTTGCGCGCTGTGGAATCGCTCGTCCGGCAAGGCAAGGTTTTGTATGTGGGTATTTCCAATTTTGCCGCGTGGCAGTGTCAAAAAGCGCTGGGGCTTTGCGCCTTGCACAACCTGGCCGCTCCCGTATGTATTCAGCCCATGTACAGTCTTGTTAAACGTCAGGCGGAAGTGGAACTGCTGCCCATGGCGCTTGAGGAAAATTTGGCTGTGTTTCCTTATAATGTCATTGGCGCAGGATTGCTGACAGGAAAGTATTTGCGCGGTGAAACCGGGCGCCTCACGGAAACGGAGATGTATCGTCAGCGCTACGATAACCCCACGTATCCTGTCGTTGCGGAACGTTTTGTCGCGTGGGCACAAAAGCATAACTACGCCCCGGCTGCGCTGGCGACTGCGTGGACTATGGCGCATCCCGCCGTGACCGCGCCTATTATCGGAGCCAGAAATCTGGCACAATTAGAGGAGACCTTGACCTGTCTGAACATTCGATTGAGTGCGGAAGAATATGGGGAAATTGCAGCGCTTTCGCCTGCGCCGCCCCATGCTACAGATCGCGAATCCATGGCCGCTATGCACACACGCGGCTGGTAATAGAAAGGATAAGAAGCCATGGCGGATTTTAGACAGACTGTTAAAGCCTTGATCGCCGGGATGGATGCCGTTATTCTCGACAAGACGCCCGTGATCAAGACGGCGTTGGCCGCCGTGTTGGCGGGGGGCCATGTGCTCATGGAGGATGTGCCCGGTGTTGCTAAAACGATGTTGGCGCGAAGCCTTGCCCTTTGCAGCGGATGCCTGTTTAACCGCATTCAATGTACGCCGGACTTGCTTCCTTCCGATATTACGGGAGTCTCCGTTTTTAATCCGAAAACACAAGAATTTATATTTGTTCCGGGCCCGGTGTTCTCTCAAATATTGGTGGCTGACGAAATCAACCGCGCCACACCGCGTACGCAGGCGGCGCTCTTGGAAGCCATGGCGGAAGGGCAGGTCAGTATTGACGGTCAGACCTATAAATTGGAACAGCCCTTTATTGTTTTCGCGACACAAAATCCACTCGAACATGAAGGCACCTTTCCCTTGCCCGAGGCGCAGCTGGATCGTTTTATGATGCGTTTGTCTATGGGCTATCCAAGTTTTTACGCAGAAGCGAAATTGCTTGAACTGACACGCTTGAACCATCCTATTGATAAGGTACAGCGGGTAACGGATGCGCAAACGTTGATCATGATGCAGGCGGCGGTGCGTGACATATTCGTTCATGATAAGGTCCGTGAATATATGCTGCGCCTCGTTGCGAGGACACGGGATTCCGTCCATTTAACGGTAGGCGCCAGTCCCCGTGCGGCAATGATGTTGTTTCGTGCTACGCAAGCCTATGCGGCAGTCACCGGGCGTTCCTATGTGCTGCCTGATGATGTTAAATACTTGGCGAAACCGGTATTGCAGCACCGTTTGATTGTCAATCCGGAAAGCCGCTTGCGCCGTGTCACCGCCGAGGCGGTGCTAGACGACATTCTCAAAGAAATCCCGATACCTGCCGCTGCTATGGTATCGGGAAAATAAGCGTTGCTTGTTGGATCTGGGAACTCAGCCTTCCTCTTGCTCCGCGTCGGCGCCCATACGATAGATAACCCATTGATAATTTTCCGGTGGCGTCCATCGCTGCATGGGCAGCACAATGTCGCCCGTTTCACGGTCTTCAAAGGCGTAGAAGTTGGATAGTTGCAACCCTTCAACGTCTGTGTCTTCTTTCGTGTCTATGGGGAAGACACTGTCCTCAATCAGCATCATGCTTTCAGGATCAATTTCACCCAAGACCAGCGGCCACCGCGGCGCGTTGCCTCGCGCATTTGTTGGGCATAGATTGCCAATCCAGAAATAGCGGCCGCTGCTGTGTTGAATAATTTGAGACATGCTGGACGGAGAGAAAAAAGGCCGGCCATTGGAATAATGCCAAATTTCAGGAGTGCTCCAGTGGACGCCGCCATCGGTGGAGACGGCATACCATTTATGGCTTGGCAACTGATAAGCAGCATCTTTTTTTAATCCGTTGCTGCCGCGCATTACGCAGAGGATTCGACCGTCGGGCATCTCCGCCAAGGTAGGTTCATAAAGACCCCGTACGCTTCGGTCAGGATCGGCTTGGATCGGTTCCGATACGGTCCAAGCGAGGCGGTGATCTTCTTGCCAAGTGCCGATAAGCATGAGACATTGGTAATAATCCCAGCCGCTTCCATAGGTTTCTAATTCGCCTTGACTGTCTAAAAGGGTCATTTGCGTGGGAACTAGAACGCGGCCTTCTTGGGTACGTATAGGACGGCAGCCCAAATCACCGAGAAAGATGGCGTTTTTCCCCAAATATAATCCTTCCAAGGGATGTTTGAAATTAAAATCGCCTTCTTGAATGACCGGTTCATCAAATAAAAAGTTGCGCCCGCCGTCGAGCGAAACACGGTAACGGATATAACTGTCCGTAGCCGTTTCTTTCGGCTCGTCGATATTTCTGTCAACGTCTTCACGATCCATGGCAAGGAGTACTGCGAGGAGTGCACCTGTTTCCGGATCTACAAATCCGGGGTAGGAGAAACGGCGATAGTTTTTAGGCAATGAACCATCAAAATCAGGTTCCGGTTTTTGCGGCGTCCACGTGCGCCCGTTGTCTGCAGAGCGTGCGTCGTAACGCATCATTTCCGTTCCGGTTTTATGCACATAAAAAGCGCTGCGTAAGGGAGAGGGTTGCTCTAACAAGGTCTTGCTTTTCAAATGAAAGGGCGCTTGAGTTGCGGCAAAGGCGCTCACCATAAAAATACTAAGGCAAAGACTCAGAGGAATGCATAGGGTAGATACTCGTTTCATAACCGTGTTCAACTCCTTGATACCGCGTTTATTTAAGAATGTGCAGGTTGTATGCAATTGCTTTTACCAGAGGCATGATACATCTTTTTAGGGTGTTTTCAAAAGAAAGATTCTCACTCATCTAATGTTAATAGTACAGGATTTTTTTTCTTGACATGGTTTCACATTTCGCGTATACTGAAACTATATTCAGTAACAACGCTACGATACGGTTAAGGAATAAAGCTATGGCTGCTCCGATGACAGCACGACAGCAAGAGATATTGGCGTATATTGCAGATTGCATCGATAGCTTAGGATATCCGCCATCGATCCAAGAGATTGGACGCCACTTTGGTATCGCCTCCACCAATGGCGTGCATGCTCATTTAAAGACCTTGGAAAAGAAGGGCATTATTGAGCGCAGCCCCAAAGCGCGCAGTATACGGCTCACCGAAAAGGCGTCGTTCTTGTTGCGCCGTTCCTTAGGCCCCGTGTTGCCTTTGGTCGGCCGTGTTGCCGCCGGGGAACCCTTGCTCGCCATGGAAAATATTGAAGACTATATTCCCGTACAGTCCCGGTTGGCGGAGCGGGACGCCTTTTGTCTGCGTGTCACGGGGGACAGCATGATCGAGGCAGGCATCCTAGCCGGGGACGTGATCATTGTCGACCGTTCTGTAAAAGCGCGGCCCGGCGATGTAGTAGTTGCATTGATTGATGACGAAGCCACCGTGAAATATTTTTATCCCCGTTCTGATATGGTGGAATTGCGTCCCGCCAACCATCGAATGAAGCCCTTCATTTATCCCGCAGCTGCGGTGCAGCTTCAAGGGGTGGTGGTAGCCTTGCAGCGTTCTCTAGCCTAATTCGAAGGAGGAATAGGTAAAGGGGCGCGCGACGGCACGCCCCGTATGAGGTTCTCCTATTTGTGTTTCAACCTGCGGCTTAGGCAGCGTGACTTTTTTTCTTGATAATAGATACCTGCGCTGCCTTCAGCTTCAGTACAAAGCCATGCTTGGGAATGGTGCCGATATACGCTGCAAAGCTTGGATCAACCTCTGCGAGACGCTGCGTCAAAATTCGTTTTTGATAATGTAATTGGTTGTCTTCCACAATGATATCCCCCCAAATTTGGTGGTAAATATCCTCATACGCCACGCATTCTCCGGGATGTTCTGCCAATGCCAAGATCAATTGATATTGCTTTTTCTGAAGGGCTATTTTCGAGTCCTTGATACAAATACTGTCCGGGCGCCGCTCATCAATAATAAGTATGGGCGTGTTGTGTTGTGCCGGTGTATCTTCTTGTTCAGAAGCATCCTGAGCCGCTGCCCAGGCTTTTAATGCCGCTGCCTGAGAAGGAGAGAGCCATTGTTCCAACACCGTACTTTCCACCTGTTTCAATCGGTTAGGATGGATTAACTCCGCCTTGTCGAGAGCAAAGAGGGCGGAGCGGGGGAGTGTTGGAAGGACTCGGGCAACTTCAAGCAAAGCGTTGCCTATGCCGAGGTTGATACGTTCGGAGAAACGGCGCAGTGCTTCGGCGAAAGAAGGGGCTAGGTTTTGCGCGTCGGCAAGGGCTGCTGCCCCGTCTGCGAGCCATGCCAAGGTATCGGCAGCAGTACGAATCTGCCCCGCTGAAACATCGTAGGTGTTTTCAATATCTTCCATGGATGTTTCCTCCATCCAGCATTCAAGAAAGAGGGCTGTTTTGATGGCGCGTACCTCATCGTAATAAGGCATGAGGCGGCAATTACGAAATCGGTTGATTGGGATGTCTGTATGCAGTTCTCGGGCAGCACTTTGTTCTTTCATTTGTTTAACGTAGACGCCTGATTCATATTCGCGGCGCGTAAGGGTCACTTGGCGCAGTCTTGCATCGGGCAGCATCGCCAAGCTGAGCAGGAAGTCTAATGGATACCATTCGCGATTTTCCGATAGGCGCAGCCAATGGCGCAGCATGCGGGCTGAAGCAAGGGACAAACCTTTTGCAGCGATGGTCCGGCCAAAGGGAGAAGCGCTCAAACTAAGTCCTTCTAAGGCGCTGCCCGGTGTAATGGAAAAGAGGGCGGCGTCGGCGTCGCAGGCTTGCACTGCGCCGATTTCGATGCAGCGACGCAAGGCGGCCGATAAGCGGAAATGGATCTCTTCGCCTATGAAACGATTGGTCGGCGTGGGCTGCGCCGAGAGACTTTGATTGAAAAAGGCTTCCAGATCCCCCATGCTTTTACAATAGCGCGAGGCAACCAGCTGAACAATGGAATCGTCAAGCGTGCTTTGGGCGATTCTCGGCGCTATAGCATCGCGTTGTCCTTTCACGTAACGCTGCCATAAAGCATCCCGTTCCAAAGGAGACGCTGCCACTAAGATAGCCCGTCCATATTCTGAGCCCGAGCCATAACGGCCTGCGCGGCCGCTCATATTTTCAAATTCGCCTTGTGTAATGGGCGAACGCCAGGGGAGGTCAAGATCAGGATCATAGATCCATTTGTCGGTACTTACAAAGACATTGCGCACAGGAAGATTCATCCCTGCCGCGAGGGTATACGTTGCTACTAAAATCTTGATTTCTCCGGATCGGAAGGCAGTTTCAACGATGCGCCGCTCTTCAGGCAACAGATCAGCGCTGTGGAAAGCCGTTCCCGTTTCGCAGATGCGCAGGAGCAAGTTGCGCGATCGGGTCGGCGGCAATGCACGGAGCGCATCGATACAGGTTGATGCTGCAGCTAAGGATACACGACGCGACAATGCTTCTGCACCCCGCCACGCTTCTCGCCGCGCCTTCACAAAAATGAGACAGGGCTCTCCTTGTTCTGCCAAAAGCCGCACATTCGTCATCACTTCAGACCAAGTGGTTTCACCATGGGACATTTCCAATTCTTCCTTACCTTCACTGTGGTCGTTGTGTCCGCAATAGCGATACTGCCCTTCATGCAATACGCCGTAGCGCAATTCCCGAGGGCGGCGGTCTTGTTCCAGCAAACGCGCTTTCAGCCAAGAAGCGAGTTGCTCCGCTTCGCCCAAGACTGCAGAAAGGCCGATGAGCCGTGTGCCGATAATAAGCAAACGAGTCAGCAACAGTTCGATGGTTACGCCCCGTTCCGGATCGGATAATATCTCCAATTCATCGGCAACGACCAAGGCTATTTCGTGCAAGCGTTCGGGGTAGGAGACAATGAGCCGTTCAAATTTTTCATAGACTGCCACGGCAATATCGAAATCACCGCCTTTAAAAGCCAGATCAAAATTGCGATGGTCGCGGGTACACACAATGACGCGCATCCCATAAGCAGCATATTTCTTTTGAAAGTCCTGATACTTTTCTTCCGCCAAGGCTTTCAGAGGCACTAAAAAAACGACCCGTCGCCCTTGGAGCACCGTGTGGGCAGCAGCCATTTCGCCGATGAAGGTTTTGCCTGAACTCGTCGGCGCTTGCACCAACAAATTATCTGTGCCGAATAAATCGTACTTGCGGATCGCCTGCTCTTGCAGGGGCAACAGCCCCGGGCCTTGTTGTTCTTGCCATTGGGTACTTAACGCCGTTGGAATTCCATAACCTGCTAATTCTTGCATTTTCATAAGTTCTACTCTCCTCATTTTTTTAGCACAACACCTACTTGCTCTTAGTATACTGAAAATATTTTCAGGTGTCAACTTCTATGAGCACTTGGGAAAGGAAGGGTGAAATGAAAGGGTTGAAAATAAGGTGTAGCGGCAACGATATAGGCGTGAGCAGGCCACCGATCTTAGATAATTCTTTACATAATCACGAAAATAAAAAAATTCAACAAATCTTCAATCGGGATTTAAAAGAGCATAGATAGGGAGCTTTCTACATGAAGAGAAATTTAGTCTTATAGCTACTATATATAGCGATTAACCTTATAAAAAATCCAAGTATATCGTTTTTTGGGGATTAATAATGGCGATTTCTCGGTAAAAAGTCTCCTGCAAATTTTGGTTAATAGTTGACAAAGATAAGAAGGATGTTGCTTTTTTTTCCGTTATATGCTAATCTATTGAAGTTAAACAAGAAGAAGTGTGTCCTCACGGTATTTTTAAATTATCCTGATCCGGGAAAAACAGGTAGGCGGTATGTACGAATCATTTTATGGACTACGGGAACGACCCTTTAATCTGACCCCCGATCCTAAATATTTGTACCTCAGCGAAAAGCATAAAGAGGCTTTTGCGCATCTTAGTTATGGGATCAAAAGCCGCGGCGGTTTTGTGCTGATTACAGGGGAGATCGGCACGGGTAAGACGACAATCAGCCGCAATCTGTTACGCCAATTGGACTCGGGCATTGAAGTTGCCTTCATTTTTAATCCCCTCCTTGACAGCATTGAGTTGCTGAAAAAGATCAATCATGAGTTTGGGATTGTATCTGATTCAGACAGCGCTCTAGACCTGACAGAAGAGCTGAATGCTTATTTGCTCAATGCCGCTGCCCACGGGAAACGCTGCGTGCTCGTGATTGACGAAGCGCAGAATCTGCCGATCATGGTATTGGAACAGATCCGCCTTTTATCCAACCTTGAAACCGATACCGAAAAATTGCTTCAGATCGTGTTAATTGGACAGCCGGAACTGGCGGCAAAATTAAAGATGTATGAGCTGCGCCAGCTGAATCAACGTATCACGGCGCGCTATCATTTGAAGCCGTTGAACGCCATCGAAACGCTGCAGTACATAGCCTACCGCATCCAAGTTGCAGGGGGCCGCAAACGCATTGGTTTCACCAAGAGCGCCATCAAAAAAGTCTATAAACTGGCGGGCGGCGTGCCCCGCATGATCAACGCTATTTGTGATCGCAGCCTGCTTATCGGCTATACGCGGGACCAACACATTATCACGGCCGCGCTGGTAAAAAAAGCCATGAAAGAACTGCGGGGCGATCAGATCGTTGTGCCCAAGAAGGAGAAATCTTCTTTTTGGCGCCGTTGGCTGCCCGCCCCATCCTTGGCGGTACTTTTCTTATTTGTGGTGGCCGTGGCGTGGTATATGTCGGGCTCCATGGATCGTTTTGTTCATGAATTAAGGCTCTTCAACCATTTGGTTTCCGATAGTGTTACGGTTGAGACTGCACAGCTACCGGAGACGGGCTTACCCAAAGTGACGGCAGAGCGCAGGGAAGATTCAGTGCCGCCTTCGGCTGTGGTCGCTGCGGACAGCGCCCTCCATCTTGTTATGGAACGTCTCAATGCGACGGGTACCGTCCTTGAGAATGAATCGCTCACGCCTCTGTTGGAGACGCTTGATAGCGAAAGGACATTGCACGCCGCATTGGATACTTTGATCGCCCTCTGGAACCGTGATTTGGCAGCACACTATCCACAAGATGCGGATACGGACGATCTTGTTGCTTATATTGAAGAGCAAGGGCTTGACTGTGAATCACTCTCTTCCGATCTTGCGCAAATGCGCGCCCTCAATCTGCCTGGTCTGGCGAAGATGGGCTATGAAGACAACAGTTTTTGGATGGCCGTGGTTCGCATGAACGAACGAGGCGTTACGCTCCTCGCCGGCGCTAATAAACGTATTACCGTTTCACCCGATGAATTCACCGCATTCTACGAGGGTGTTTATCTTGTCCCGTGGTCTGATCCTTCGCCGGAAGCGGCGGCATTGACGCCCGGTCAGCGTGGCGCTTCTGTGTTGGCGTTGAAAAAGCAATTACGCGACTCGGGTCGATTGGACGCCGAAAATACGACCGATGCCTATGATCGGGAAACGGAAAACGTGATTCGCGCGATTCAAAATGCGGCGGGATTAAACGCTGATGGTAAAGCGGGGCGTCAGGTACGTTTCGCTTTGGCGAATTTGCTGCCCGAGACGCCCATCCTGACGCCGGGAAATGGGAAAGGTGTTTCTCTCAATTTGGATGAACCGGCAGTGGCGCAAGAACAACAGGTTGCTGCGTCCCCGGGAAAA harbors:
- the lexA gene encoding transcriptional repressor LexA, producing MAAPMTARQQEILAYIADCIDSLGYPPSIQEIGRHFGIASTNGVHAHLKTLEKKGIIERSPKARSIRLTEKASFLLRRSLGPVLPLVGRVAAGEPLLAMENIEDYIPVQSRLAERDAFCLRVTGDSMIEAGILAGDVIIVDRSVKARPGDVVVALIDDEATVKYFYPRSDMVELRPANHRMKPFIYPAAAVQLQGVVVALQRSLA
- a CDS encoding sulfatase-like hydrolase/transferase encodes the protein MLTALALLFLSFASCIVGLWSRALLLDFGIIRGFEAGLWACVVVAVLYAAAQIYYRVLLLIIRPTKAVSLDVCDLLSHGAALILLPSLFGFQFEIPYPSIQKLEPLAHFAVFALVLLVFRLMSFFAAVYGEKTSRTIVLRWAFFALLISLLIPSSIYHYLSAVNTRSEVIQVEAAPVSVEHAYTEAYVVPEHKRMIIPMDHGDTDQLAFLCAPPSEEEDFPESVYIIVESYNIALTDAMPPEEAQPTASLTREVVFSGKGWTQEAIARSEIPTDTVNLTFSWMERNPKGLRQRLGVLPPENLNRFLMVHGPGAQNLSQLSRKPSVVILVAEGMGAAHMSIYGYNRNTTPNLKRSAADMILCQEVYTPSPDTGAAVMSLLTGLTPQSHNFPFAPGEGLPHNVCSLAELFQGCGYLTAAFTEGQGQDVHDLTYGSGFEKGFDLFDEHIPMELPYYTDSRRTSPYRMVPAGARVTLKKAGDWIVDHAHVQQFVFVRVRDLTEPRALSRYSSPYMRRGKNSSVIDVYDASLNYLDQQLGQFLERLEALPPEQAPIVILTSTNGFDFRDQGRYAYTRIDAYPRGLHEDALWIPLFIRIPGCPGITNEAPASLIDVAPTLAALTGTPLPYYAEGINLLEEQRIREIISVMGDPVKQSIRSGKWRFTWQSGLARHSLERVEPEQVEELVDIEKYREKAGRQNNIAKEPQLVEAFKAQLQTTFHDRYFGGAMVTMIPQPTIFQ
- a CDS encoding MoxR family ATPase, which translates into the protein MADFRQTVKALIAGMDAVILDKTPVIKTALAAVLAGGHVLMEDVPGVAKTMLARSLALCSGCLFNRIQCTPDLLPSDITGVSVFNPKTQEFIFVPGPVFSQILVADEINRATPRTQAALLEAMAEGQVSIDGQTYKLEQPFIVFATQNPLEHEGTFPLPEAQLDRFMMRLSMGYPSFYAEAKLLELTRLNHPIDKVQRVTDAQTLIMMQAAVRDIFVHDKVREYMLRLVARTRDSVHLTVGASPRAAMMLFRATQAYAAVTGRSYVLPDDVKYLAKPVLQHRLIVNPESRLRRVTAEAVLDDILKEIPIPAAAMVSGK
- a CDS encoding exo-alpha-sialidase translates to MKRVSTLCIPLSLCLSIFMVSAFAATQAPFHLKSKTLLEQPSPLRSAFYVHKTGTEMMRYDARSADNGRTWTPQKPEPDFDGSLPKNYRRFSYPGFVDPETGALLAVLLAMDREDVDRNIDEPKETATDSYIRYRVSLDGGRNFLFDEPVIQEGDFNFKHPLEGLYLGKNAIFLGDLGCRPIRTQEGRVLVPTQMTLLDSQGELETYGSGWDYYQCLMLIGTWQEDHRLAWTVSEPIQADPDRSVRGLYEPTLAEMPDGRILCVMRGSNGLKKDAAYQLPSHKWYAVSTDGGVHWSTPEIWHYSNGRPFFSPSSMSQIIQHSSGRYFWIGNLCPTNARGNAPRWPLVLGEIDPESMMLIEDSVFPIDTKEDTDVEGLQLSNFYAFEDRETGDIVLPMQRWTPPENYQWVIYRMGADAEQEEG
- a CDS encoding DUF2851 family protein, yielding MDTSPFSSAYSAYRITGQCAKENSELMESDLQHCWMKARFPDSLTSVEGHRIRIISPGWWNRQAGPDFQNAQVEFNGQLCTGDVEIHSAAPNWYSHGHQNDPAYNKVILHVLQHPPSENVKPAVTEAGKTIATLVIPAALLHKSSMAEIVPDRCGRCASFLLNHQGSVNGLAYFLDIAGEWRILEKARRFRERAERTDAEQALYELFMEACGYAQFKKLFRIVAESLPYTRARQIAQQNPLALEACFFRLSDLCPESWSYDTEIPKHYSDISTLLKETMPGLKSLNLQWPKNQIRPANVPERRFAGAARFLSRTAERGLHKNLDLIWRQQNTPLERRQAMERLFGKATGFWANHFKWDGEPMQKATAPLGMGRIRAIIGNVFIPAAIASASGEEKETDSLLRKNIHNFFIALPKEPENRIHRRMIEWLNLKTNALKLNFRRQQGLMQIYEDWCAHNPSCDNCSIMAYMQSLSDI
- a CDS encoding aldo/keto reductase; protein product: MNYVAFGRTGLEISALCLGTMTFGNEADEAESRALMDYAFDRGITVFDCAHNYNKGETERIVGRWLGDRRDEIILTTKIFFPFGGGRNDQGLSRRNILLSMDRSLKQLKTDRVDILYLHHWDTKTALEESLRAVESLVRQGKVLYVGISNFAAWQCQKALGLCALHNLAAPVCIQPMYSLVKRQAEVELLPMALEENLAVFPYNVIGAGLLTGKYLRGETGRLTETEMYRQRYDNPTYPVVAERFVAWAQKHNYAPAALATAWTMAHPAVTAPIIGARNLAQLEETLTCLNIRLSAEEYGEIAALSPAPPHATDRESMAAMHTRGW